DNA sequence from the Prolixibacter sp. SD074 genome:
CGGAAGAGAAGCTGCTAGCATTTATTCACGAATTGCAGCGAGAATTAGGGCGTAGCCACATTAACTGGGTAAATCCGGCTACCATGCACCTGACATTGCGGTTTTTAGGAAGCACTACGAAGGAACAAATTGGACAAATTTTGAATGAAGCGCCAGGTTTATTCAACCGGTATAAACCTTTTGAAATTGAGATGAAAGGATCCGGAAAGTTTGGTTCAGTGCAAAATCCTAAAATCTTTTGGATTGGATTCGAAGAAAACGAAGCGTTATCCGGGCTTGCCCGTGAAGTTGAATCATTGGTTCAGAGTGTAGGTTTTGAAAGTGAAGACAGGATATTCCGTCCGCATTTGACATTGGGGCGTGTTAAATGGCTCAAAGAAGCTGATAATTTAAAAAAGAAACTTGAAGATTACCGTGAGGTAACGTTCCAACGTATGATGATAAAAGAGACGGTTTTCTACGAAAGTATCCTAAAACCAGCAGGTCCGTTTTACCGTCCTATTCAGAAGTTTTCCCTTGGTGCCTAATTGTTGTTTTATTTTCCTCGTCCCTGCAGGATGTTGATCGCCGTGTAGATGATGATTTTAAAATCCACATACAAACTCATATTTCGAAGATAGATGAGGTCATACTGAAGCCTTTCAATCATCTGTGTCACATTTTCGGCATAACCATATTTTACTTGTCCCCAACTGGTAATTCCCGGGCGAATTCGGAGCAAATGCCGGTAATGGGGTGCAGCTTTTTCAATTTTTTCAATATAAAAAGCCCGCTCAGGCCGGGGCCCGACCACTGACATTTCACCTTTCAGCACATTGATGAATTGTGGTATTTCATCGGAATGCGATTTCCGGAGAAACCGTCCGAATGGGGTAATACGCTGGTCGTTTTGGCTGGACAAATCGGGACCATTTTTTTCAGCATCATTGTACATGCTTCTGAATTTGTACATGGTAAACGGTTTTCCGTAACGTCCGATACGAACTTGCCGATAAAGAATGGGGCCGGGTGAAGACAGCCGCACGCCAATAATGCAAACGAAGGAGAGAGGGGACAAAATAATCAGGCCCATAATTGAAATAAATATGTCAAGCAGTCGCTTGATGTTTTGTTGCCATGCCGGCATGATGCCGTTTGAAATCTGAATTAGCGGGCTTGAATAGACGGTGGTCATTTTTACAGCACCCGAAAGGATGGCATAAATATCGGGGATACCGCGTATGATGATGTTCCGCCCGGCCAGTCGGTTAATAATGTCGTTCAGCTTTTTATGATCCGATGATTCAGAGGCAATAATTACCTCTTCAACATTGTACTTGTTGATGATCCCAGGTATATCATTTAATTGCCCCAACACTTGTTGGTGGGGAACTTCCGTTTCTTTCTCACACTCATCTAATGCAACATATCCAATCACTTTATTCCCGGTAGGCACCGCCTGCGTTTCCAACTCCTGGGTAATGTGAACAGCCATTTCATTCGTCCCGATAATCAGAGTGGGGAATCCAATTCGCCCCGTTTTGAACTGATGAACCATGATGGATGAAATGGCCAGACGGGGTATGTAGGTTAAAACGAACTGAAAAACCAGTAGGGCCAATGCATGTTTGTCGTAGTATGTGTAGTCAGGAATATAGTCATCGAGAAGGAACATGAAGAAGATAAAAAGCGAACCCAGCACGGCCGAGAAAATCGTTTGTCCCAACTCCAGCAAGCGTGACTTTCGAAGAACATCATTGTAAAATCCGGAAATCGCGTACAAGCTAAGCCAAAAGAGCGGAATCAGTACTATACCGAGATAAAACTGCTGCGTAAATTCGATGGTATGGTTGTGTCCAAAAATCAAAGCTTCAGCATAATGTTTTCGGTACAGATAAAATAGTATCCAGGCGCACATAGCGGCTAAATAATCTGAAACAAGGTAACTAATCAGGAAAGCTCTCCTTTTCATCTGAACGACGAGGTTAGGTTTTATTGATCCCGTTTAAAATTGGCGCTTTATGATTTACAAAACGCCCGGGCTTTTAAAAAACTTATACAAATGAATACAAAATTTGGTTAGATGGAAATGGATTTTACCCGAAGTTGCTCTTTTATTCGGTTCACCAAAAGAAAAACTTCTTTCTCATCTTCCAGTGAATGAATAGAATACTCCAGGTTATTGACGCTTAACAGGAAGTCATCCATCTGGCGAATCAGGGTTTCATGAACAGCTGTTTCGGAAAATGGGATGGTCCTATTTTCCGGTATTAGCGTCAGCCTGTTTGCCCTAAAGTTGACATCCAGCAGGCCACCATTCCGGTATATGAATAAGCGGGATGAATCAGAAGTGTTTAGACTGCTGAAAGAGAGTGAGGCAACCATTCCGTCAGCAAAATCCAGATGGATATCGATGAAATCAGTAGCATCAGATAAAAAACTACCGCCGGCCACTGCCGTTTCTGTTATTTCTGTTCGATTTAGTTTTAGAAGAATCCGGAAGAATCCGGTAATGTGATCAAATAAATCTCCCTGGAATTTTGTCGATGCATGTTCACCCTTCACAATGCGCGGATACTGGTTTGCTTGAAGTAATTGCCGTGTCAAGGGTTCATATAGTTGGTCGGCCCTTACGGCAATCTGCGTACCTGCTTCGTGCGCCAGTTCGATTAATTGCTCTTGTTGTGATATTGAGAGCAGCTTAACCGTGTCGATAAATAGATGGCACGAATTCCGGATAGCCAACGTTAAATACTCAAAACGGCAAAAATCCCGGTCGAGAACAAACAGGATATCCGAAATCAATGGAATAACACCGCTTTCATAAATGCTAAAATGTGCATGTGCGGTTAAATTCCACTTTTTATGATTATTAAAAACATACCAGTGCAATTTCCCTTTACCAGGCAATTTCCCGATAAGGTCATATTTTGGGCGGGGAGGTAAAATGATTCCGGGTTTAAGCATATACACAAATGTACATAGGCTAAGTGTACAGAAGAATCTATTAACTTGCTTATTTATCAACCATTTTTGTTGAAAAACCCACAATTGAAAGGTATTTTTGTTGGCGAAATAGAAAAATGAACGGCGATTGGAAGATAACTACCGACATCGTGGCCTGCGGCGAAAGCTGGTTAGCGAGATTCAGGCGAAAGGGATAACGGATGAAAATGTACTGGAAGCCATTGGGAAGGTGCCCCGTCATCTTTTTATGGATAGTAGCTTTGTTCAGTTTGCCTACCGGGATAAAGCCTTCCCGATTGGGCAAGGACAAACGATCTCTCAACCTTACACCGTTGCTTTTCAGACCCAACTGCTCGAAGTAAAAAAGTTTGACAAAGTACTGGAAGTTGGAACAGGTTCAGGTTATCAGTCTGCGGTACTTTGTGAAATGGGCGCCACCGTTTTTACCATCGAACGTCATCGTGAACTATACGATAAGGCAAGGGCATTATTGCCATCCATTGGTTATGAACCGATGTTCTTTCACGGAGACGGTTATGCAGGTCTTCCTACATACGGACCTTTTGATAAAATAATTGTCACGGCCGGAGCGCTTTACATTCCCGGATCACTTCTGGAACAATTGAAGGTAGGCGGACGTTTGGTAATTCCGGTAGGCCCGCAACACCGGCAGGAAATGAAGCTGGTTATCAGGGAGTCGGAAACGGAATATCGAACAGAAGATAGAGGTGGTTTTATTTTTGTCCCGCTTGTTGGCGGAAAATCAGAATAATACAAGAACGCTATGATGGAAATTCGAAAGTTTACATTTAATCCGGTAGCAGTAAATACTTACGTGATATGGGATGAAACAGGCGAGTGTGCCATAATCGATGCAGGGTGCTCAAATCCTTCGGAAGAAGAAGCGCTGGCTGGTTTTATTGAAGAAAAGGGATTAAAACCGGTCAAACTGCTGAATACTCATGGCCATTTCGATCATGTGATTGGTAACGGTTTCGCTGCACGGAAGTGGGATTTGGAAGTGGAAATGCATCAGGGTGATGATGCGTTGGTTTCGAATGCAAAAGAGCAAGGAGGAATGTTTGGCATTGCGATGCACCAACCTCCGAAGCCGGGGAAATTCTTTAACGAAGGTGATGAAATCACGTTCGGAAATTCGACTTTGAAAGTAATTCATGTTCCCGGACATTCTCCTGGCGGTGTCGCTTTCCACAATGCGAAAGAAAAAGTGTTGATCGCAGGTGATATCCTTTTTTATGGTTCCATCGGACGAACTGATTTACCCGGAGGCGATCACGAATCGTTAATCAATGGGATAAAATCCAAATTAATCGTCTTGGATCCGGCAACCAAAGTATTTTCCGGCCATGGCCCGGAGACCACAATCGGAGACGAAATAAAGAATAATCCGTTTCTTCAGTAAAACGGTTTGGATAAAGGAAAAATATCATGTTTTCCTATTGCAGAAGACCTTAAAATTGTGTCGGCATATAATAAACTAAAATGACTAGCGATGGCAATCGATAAATTTGTCAACCGCCATATAGGCCCCCGGGAGCGTGACTTAGAAGAAATGCAGCGGGTTATCGGCGTAAAATCAATGGACGAACTGATTGATCAGACGGTTCCGTCCAATATTCGTTTGGAAAAACCACTGAATTTACCCAATGGTTTAACCGAACGGACCTATTTCAAACAAATCAGGAAACTGGCTGCCAAAAATAAGGTCTTCAATACTTACATTGGTATGGGGTATTATGACACCATCACCCCCGCAGTTATTCAGCGTAATATTCTCGAAAACCCGGTGTGGTATACTTCCTACACGCCTTACCAGGCGGAAGTTTCCCAGGGACGTTTGGAGGCATTGCTGAATTTCCAGACCATGGTTTGCGAAATGACTGCTATGGACCTGGCCAATGCTTCATTGCTCGATGAAGCCACCGCTGCAGCCGAAGCGATGTCGCTAATGTATGCGACCCGCAGTCGCGGAAAACAGAAAGCCGGGGCGAATGTTTGTTTCGTGGATGAGAACGTTTGGCCGCAGACGCTTGACGTGTTGCAAACCCGTGCCGAACCGTTGGGAATTGAGTTGAAGGCAGGTGATTTTTCGCGCGACAAGATTGAAGAAAACTGGTTTGGCGCAATAGTCCAGTATCCCAACCTGAAAGGTGAGGTAGAAGATTATAGCAACTTCACCAGTCGTCTGCACGATAACGATTGTAAGATTTCGGTAGCGACCGATTTGCTGGCACTGGCGCTTATTATCCCTCCGGGAGAATGGGGCGCTGATGTGGTTTTCGGTTCTGCTCAGCGTTTCGGGGTACCGATGGGATATGGCGGCCCTTCTGCTGCATTCTTTGCTATCAGGGAAGACGACAAACGCTTTATGCCCGGTCGAATCATCGGTGTGACAAAAGATGCCACGGGGAAACCGGCACTGCGCATGGCATTACAAACCCGCGAGCAGCATATCAAACGCGAACGGGCAACCTCCAATATTTGTACAGCTCAGGCGCTTCTGGCTACCATGTCCGGAATGTATGCCGTTTATCACGGGCCGGAAGGTATCCAGGGAATTGCTGACAGGGTACATAGCATTGGTGTTTTATTGGGCGACGAGATTACAAAACTCGGCTACAGGCAAGAGAATGCCAATTTCTTCGATACCATCCGTATTTCGTTACCACGCCACGTAAAGAAAGAGGATATTGAGTGGCTGTCACTCGATTTGGAAATGAACTTCCGCTACTTCGAAACGGGTGAGGTAGGGCTCAGCATCGACGAGACGACGAACCTGGAAGACATCAACTGGATTCTGGAAGTATTTGCGAAAGCGGCCAACAAACGTATTCCGGTCATCTCTGAGATTCCGGAGAACTCCATCATCGACAAAAGATACGGCCGCAAATCAGCGTATCTGACCCAGGAGGTTTTCAATAAGTACCGCTCCGAGACCGAAATGGCCCGTTACATCAAGCGGTTGGAGAAAAAAGATATTTCGTTGGTGCATTCAATGATTTCGTTGGGATCGTGCACCATGAAGCTGAACGCTGCTACCGAGATGATTCCGCTCAGTTGGATTGAGTTCAGTGGAATTCATCCTTTTGTGCCGAAAAATCAGGCCATGGGTTACCACGAAATGATGGAAGAACTGCGTCGCGATTTGGCCGAAATTACCGGCTTCGACGATATTTCCCTTATGCCTAATTCAGGAGCTGCAGGCGAATACACCGGTTTGATGGTGATCCGGGAATACCACAAAAGCCGTGGCGAAGGAAACCGGAATGTCGTTTTGATTCCTTCATCGGCACACGGGACTAACCCGGCCAGTGCTGTTATGGCCGGCATGAAAGTGGTGGTCGTACCTTGCGACGAACGCGGAAATATTGATGTTGGTGCGCTTCGGGCGAAAGCCGAAGAACACAAGGATAACTTGTCGGCCTTCATGGTTACTTACCCGTCAACGCACGGAGTGTTCGAATCGGCTATCGTCGAAATGTGCGGCGTCATTCACAAAAATGGTGGCCAGGTGTACATGGATGGTGCCAATATGAATGCACAGGTGGGACTGACGAATCCGAAGCGAATTGGAGCCGATATTTGTCACCTGAACCTGCATAAAACATTTGCCATACCGCACGGCGGAGGTGGCCCGGGTGTTGGCCCGATTGGCGTGGCAAAACACCTGGTGGAATTTCTTCCTTCGCATCCGGTAATGAATAACGGGCACGTGGGCTTACACGCTGTATCAGCCGCTCCGTGGGGAAGTGCTTCGGTATTGCCCATTACCTACGGATACATCAAAATGCTGGGGGCCGATGGTTTAACGCAAGCATCCCGGATTGCTATTCTCAACGCCAACTATATTGCTTCGTTGTTGAAGGATAATTACGGTATTCTCTATACCGGGGAGAAAGGACGGGTAGCACACGAGATGATTTTGGAATGCCGTCACCTGAAAGCTTCGGCTGGTGTAACCGAAGCCGATATTGCCAAGCGATTGATGGATTACGGTTTTCATGCTCCGACTCTTTCATTCCCGGTACACGGAACACTGATGGTGGAGCCAACCGAAAGTGAATCGAAAGAAGAGCTCGACCGGTTTGTGGAAGCCATGAACAGCATCTTCAGCGAGATTAAAGAGATTGAAGAAGGCAAAGCCGATGCGAATGATAACGTTCTGAAGAATGCACCGCATACAGCCGAAGTTTTGATGACTGACGACTGGAAGCACAGTTACTCCCGCGAAAAAGCAGCCTATGCGCTCGGTTGGCTCCGTGATAACAAATTCTGGGTACCCGTCAGCCGCGTTGATGATGCCTATGGTGATCGGAACCTGATTTGTACTTGTGAACCACTGGAAAGTTATATGGACAAATAACCTCATGAAGAGGGCGTCCGAAAAGTTGAATTGAAACAGTGTTAACTTTCAAATTGAAAGCAATCCTGGATTTACCCCTCCTCCCGGTGTCCATCGGGACTCCTTAAAGGTGAGGCTAAAAGTCCCCCTTCAGGCTGTATTTAATTAAGGGGTAAATAACTTAAGCTGTACTTACAATTTGATAGTTCTGAAAATGCTCTTTGGACTTTTCGGACACCCTCTTTATTTTACCAACCGATGATTGTATTTCCTAACGCCAAAATTAACATTGGCCTGCATATTCTGCGAAAGCGGGATGACGGTTACCATGAGCTGGAAACTGTTTTCTATCCGCTGAAGTTACGGGACGGTCTGGAATTCATTGAAAACCGGACGGGGGAAGTGCGTTTCAGCAATAGTGGAATCGAGGTAGGTGGAAGACCGGAAGATAACCTGGTGGTAAAAGCATACCGAATGCTGGCTGCTGATTATACGCTGCCCGGAGTAGACATTCATTTGCATAAGGTTATTCCATTTGGGGCTGGTTTGGGCGGTGGTTCTTCTGATGCCGCTTTTATGTTGAAGGGGCTAAATGACTTTTTTGGCCTGAACATCCCCGAACAAAAGCTTTTATCTTCCGCTGCAAGGCTGGGTGCCGATTGCGCATTTTTCCTCAAAAATACACCCTTATTTGCGTCCGGAGCCGGGGAGAAGCTTGAACCACTTCCGCTAAGTTTGGCCGGATGGCATCTGTTGCTGGTAAAACCGCCGGTTGTGGTGGGTACTAAAGAAGCATATGCCGGTGTTCTGCCAGGGAAGCCAAATGTGGGATTAAAAGAAGCCATTCGGTTGTCGGTAAATAACTGGCAGGGGAATGTCGTCAATGATTTCGAGACGGGAATTTTTCAACGGTTTCCCGAAATTAAAGCCATCAAAGAGAAACTGATTGAGCGGGGAGCAGTTTATGTTTCCATGTCGGGAAGTGGCTCGTCTGTTTTCGGTCTTTTCCGCAACGAACCGATTTGGCGCGACAGCGATTTCCCGGAAGGCAGTTTCATCTGGTCGGAGATCTTTTAATCTTTTTCAGGAAGAATTTACTCTTTCCCTCTCGGAAAAAACAGGGAAAAGATAACAAAAGCTGCCCCGGGATGAGGCAGCTTTTGTTGTTTATTCGATAGTGATCATCAGTACATCTTTCGGAATTCTGATGCCTTCTTTGACGTGGACCTCTTTGATTTTTCCATCGAAGGGCATTTCAATCTTGTTCTCCATTTTCATGGCTTCAAGAATTAGCAGGCATTCGCCCTCTTTCACTTTCTGGCCTGGTTTGACCATCAGTTTCAGAACGGTACCCGGAATATAGGAACGAACCTCATTCATATCAGGACGTTCCCATTTTTTTCGCATTTCAAACTTCTTTGTATACAGTGTTTTGTATTTGGCGCTGTTCACTACAAAGGTTTGGTATTTTGGTGTACTTTCTTCCATTTTGAAAGGATTTGGTTAACAGAAAGTCTTGATTTAGAACGGAGGGATACCGTGTTTTTTCGCCGGGCGGGCATCCACTTTGTTGTCCGACAGCGTCAGCGAGTGAATCAACAGGGAGCGGGTTTCAGCCGGTTCAATTACCTCGTCAATGTATCCTTTCGCAGCGGCTACATACGGGTTGGCAAATTTCTCTTTGTATTCCTCAATTTTCTGTTTCCGGACTTCATCCGGATTTTCTGCTTCAGCAATCTCCTTACGGAAGACAATGTTGGCAGCACCTTCCGGTCCCATCACAGCGATTTCGGCGGTAGGCCATGCAAATACAAAGTCAGCACCCAGGTGGCGCGAGTTCATGGCAATATATCCTCCACCGTATGCTTTGCGCAGAATAACGGTGATTTTCGGTACGGTTGCTTCGCTGTAAGCATACAGCAATTTGGCTCCGTGGCGAATCACACCGGCATGTTCCTGGTCAACGCCAGGCAGGTAACCCGGCATATCCTCGAGGGTCACAATCGGGATGTTGAACGCGTCGCAATAACGGATGAAACGAGCTGCTTTATCCGAGCTGTCGCAATCGAGCACACCGGCCAGGTATTTAGGCTGGTTTGCCACAAAACCGACCGTGTCGCCCTTTAGGCGTCCAAAGCCGATAACGATGTTCCTGGCAAAGTACTCCATAATTTCGAAGAACTCGCTGCTGTCGGTCACCGCGCGAATAATGTCGCGGATGTCGTATGGACGACGCGGGTCTGAAGGAACAATCTCTTCAATATTGAGAGAAGAGGTTGGTTCCTGCGGTGGAAATTTGCGTGCTTTTTGGGTATTATTCCATGGAATAAATGAAATAAGACTCTTGATCTGATCAAAACATTCGTCCTCGCTTTCGGCGTAGAAATGGGCATTACCGGTAATCTCGCTGTGTACGCGGGCTCCACCCAGTTCTTCCATACTAATTTCTTCGCCCAGTACGGTTTTAATAACATTTGGTCCGGTGATAAACATCTTGGAGATATTTTCCACTACGAAAACGAAATCGGTTAAAGCGGGAGAATAAACGGCCCCGCCGGCACAGGGGCCGAGGATAACTGAAATCTGCGGAATAACACCGGAAGCTTTGGTGTTCCGGTAGAAAATTTCACCATAACCAGCTAGGGAATTAACACCTTCCTGGATGCGGGCCCCACCGGAATCGTTAATACCGATAAGCGGAACGCGCATTTTCAGGGCGTGGTCCATGATTTTGGTGATTTTGCGGGCATGCATCAAACCGAGCGAACCACCGGCTACGGTGAAGTCCTGTGCATAGATACAAACAGGTTGATTGTAAATGGTACCTGTCCCGATGATAACACCGTCGCCGTGCAACACCTTTTTGTCCATGTCGAAATCACGAGCTGTGTGCTCTACAAAAAGATCGTACTCGTGGAAAGAATCTTCGTCAAGAATAGACATGATTCTCTCACGGGCCGTCTTTTTACCCATGGCCACTTGTTTTTCGATGGCTTTTTCACCACCCCCCAACTGTACCTCCTGCTTACGTTTACGGAGGTCCAGGATGTTTCTTTTTAATGACATAGGTTACGATTTAAATTCAAGATCTTCCTGAAAAATCAGGCCGATCACCTATAAAGTTTGTCTACTTCAGGGGCCAAAATTATAAAAAAAATGCCGGGAAAGAGCATGCCCCGGCATTAAATGATATCTCTATCTATTTAGATATCAAAAAATTGAATAACAGTATTTAATGGTCGATTATTTGGAGGCCCACCGGTATAAAAAGATAGCTATAATGGCATACAGGAAGTTGGGTATCCAAACTGCCAGTAAGGGATCCATCCCTCCCTTTGTGGCAAAAACTGTCGATACTTGTAGGAACATGATAAAGGAGAAGCTGAGTAACAGCCCGATACCCAGGTGAAGGCCCATTCCTCCCCTGATTTTACGCGAAGCCAGTGCGGCACCGATGATCGAAAGAATAAATGTGGAAAAAGGACCTGAAGTTCGTTTGTGTTTTTCGATCTCGTACTGCACCACATTGTCTACGCCGCGCAATTTCAAATCCTCGATGTAATGGTTCAGCTCCCAGTAGTTCATGGTTTCTTCGAGGTTCTTTTGGCGGTCAAAATCTTCCGGCTTCATCCGAAGGGTGGTATCGATTACAGCACCGGAGGTAATTTTTTCGTCCGGACCACTTAGATCGCGTATGTAGTAATTATGAATCACCCATTTCTTTTTGTCGCGGTCCCATTTTACGTAGTCCGAAATCAGCTTTGATTCAAGTTTGTGATCTTTGAATTTTTCGATAGAAAATTTGTACCCAACGTCGTTTTTGTTGTTGTAGTTACGCATGTAGATATACAGGCCGGGTTCCAGTTGTCGGTGGATGTTCCGGTCATTATTGTTATACTCACCTTTGAGATACGTGTTGGTAAAGTTGATACGAATGGTATTGGCCGGCGGGATGACAAAATTTCCCAGCACCCACGACATCGTCGCAATAATTCCGGCACCGATCATATAGGGGCGCATTAGTCGTTTGTATGTCACGCCACTGGCGAGGATGGCAATAATTTCGGAGTTGTAGGCCATCTTCGAGGTAAAATAAATTACCGCAATAAAGGTGAACAGACTACTAAACAGATTGGCGAAATAAGGGATGAAGTTCAGGTAAAAATCAAAAATAATGGCCTGCAGCGGAGCATGGCGACTGATAAATTCGTCGATGTGCTCGGAAATGTCAAAAACAATCGAGATACCAATAATCAGGGCGATAGCCAGGAAAAAGGTTCCCAGAAACTTTTTGATGATGTATATGTCAATCTTTTTCAGAAATGGTTTTGACAGCAGCATGCGAATAAGCGTAATTTTCGGCGAATTTATTTGAAACTATAGACGGCGTCCCAGTTTTTCAATCATAACATTCTTCCATTGGTTGAAAGTTCCTGCCTTGATCTGCTCCCGGGCTTCACTAACCAGCCATAAATAAAAGGCCAGGTTGTGGAGACTTCCGATTTGCGCTCCCAGCATTTCTTTCGACCGGAACAAATGGCGCAAGTAAGCACGGGTATAATGATGATCAACAAACGAAGTGCCATTCGGGTCGACAGGAGAAAAATCGTTCTCCCACTTTTTATTCTTGATATTGATAATGCCTTCGCTGGTAAACAGCATCCCGTTACGGCCGTTTCGGGTGGGCATCACACAGTCAAACATATCTACACCTCTGTCGATGGCTTTCAAAATATTGATAGGAGTTCCTACACCCATCAGGTAACGGGGTTTATCTTCCGGAAGAATTTCGTTCACCACCTCAATGGTCGAATACATATCTTCCTCTTTTTCTCCCACCGAAAGACCGCCAATGGCATAACCGTCGCGTTCGAAAGAGGTGACGTGCTCAGCTGCTTTCCTTCTCAGTTCCGGATAAACGCCGCCCTGAACGATGGGGAAGAGCGTTTGGTCGTAACCATACTTCGGTCCCGTTTCATCGAAGCGTTTGACGCAACGTTCCAGCCAGCGCTGGGTCAGTTCCAGTGATTTTTTTGCGTAATCGAAATTCGAATCGCCTGGAGGGCATTCATCGAAAGCCATGATGATATCGGCTCCAATGATTCGCTGAATATCGATGACTTTTTCGGGAGTAAACATATGTTGCGAACCATCGATATGCGATTGAAATTTGGCTCCTTCTTCCGACAATTTGCGGATATCGCCCAACGAGAAAACCTGGAAACCGCCGCTGTCGGTGAGGATCGGGCCATCCCAGCCGTTGAATTTATGCAAACCTCCTGCCTGCTCAATGGTGTCCATACCCGGACGAAGGTATAAATGGTAGGTGTTTCCCAGGATAATCTGGGCTTTTACATCCTCTTTTAAATCACGAAAATGGACACCTTTTACAGAGCCCACCGTCCCGACAGGCATAAAAATTGGTGTTTCAATTTCACCATGAGCAGTCTGAAGTTTTCCTGCACGGGCCTTGGTGCCCTGCAGTGTATATTGTAGTTCGAATTTCATTACCAAAATTTTGACGCACAAAGATAGTTATTATGGTGTAATATCCCCGGAGAGCTTATGATCGCGATATGTGAAAAAAAATTAACGATATGTAGGTATTATACTCCGTCATTATATATTTTTGAGAGACTCAGAAATCCAATAGAATAATGCTGACAGATACTCTTACATTTAGTTTGGTTGAACTTATCGGAATGGCTGTTTTTGCAATGGGAACGCTTATTCAGTTGGTTTATCTGATTTCGCTCACCTCGCTTATTTTCCGAAAGAAGCCAGGGGTCTCAACCGGGAAACCTTCTGTTTCAATAATTATTACCTCGCGGAATTATGCCGAAGAACTGAGAGAGGGCCTTGCGTTGTTGCTTGAGCAAAATTACCCGGATTATGAGGTTGTAGTGGTCGATGATTGCTCAACCGATCACACGGATAGTGTACTGAGGGTAATGAAACACAAGTATCCACATTTGAAAACAACCATTGTCAAACAGGAAACGGATTTTGCCAATGCACTTGCGTTAACCGTTGGCATCCGGGCTGCCACCAACGATTGGTTAATTTTCCTCGATCCACAGGTCGTGGTGCCCGGCCCGGGTTGGCTCGATGCCTATTCAGCTTATTTGGAACCGGGGAAAGACATTGTGTTCGGATACGTTAATTACTCGCATACTTCCGGTTATGGAAAATCGTGGACACGTATTGAAAACTTTACGTTGATGCTTCGTTATGGTCCGGCCTGGTTTTTCGGGTTACCAATGCCTATTTCGAACATTAACCTGGCTTATCGCCGGAAGTACTTCCTTGAAAAAAGGGGTTTTGCTGCCCAACTGGATACCCCTTTCGGTGAAAACGAAATGTTTGTCAACAAATTATCGCGGAAAAACAATTCTGTTATTGCCTTTGATTCGGCTACTTCCGTGGGTATTTCCGGTCCGTTGATGTACTACGACTGGATGAACTTAAAAAAGAAACATTTGTTATTAAGAAGAAAATTTTCTGTATCTCAGCGTTTATATTTATCGCTTGATACGGTAAGCAGGATTCTGACAGATGTTGCCTTGCTGGTTCTTATGGTTATATCGCCTTATCGGTTTTGGATTCTGGGCATTTGGGCATTCCG
Encoded proteins:
- a CDS encoding MBL fold metallo-hydrolase — protein: MMEIRKFTFNPVAVNTYVIWDETGECAIIDAGCSNPSEEEALAGFIEEKGLKPVKLLNTHGHFDHVIGNGFAARKWDLEVEMHQGDDALVSNAKEQGGMFGIAMHQPPKPGKFFNEGDEITFGNSTLKVIHVPGHSPGGVAFHNAKEKVLIAGDILFYGSIGRTDLPGGDHESLINGIKSKLIVLDPATKVFSGHGPETTIGDEIKNNPFLQ
- a CDS encoding sugar transferase: MKRRAFLISYLVSDYLAAMCAWILFYLYRKHYAEALIFGHNHTIEFTQQFYLGIVLIPLFWLSLYAISGFYNDVLRKSRLLELGQTIFSAVLGSLFIFFMFLLDDYIPDYTYYDKHALALLVFQFVLTYIPRLAISSIMVHQFKTGRIGFPTLIIGTNEMAVHITQELETQAVPTGNKVIGYVALDECEKETEVPHQQVLGQLNDIPGIINKYNVEEVIIASESSDHKKLNDIINRLAGRNIIIRGIPDIYAILSGAVKMTTVYSSPLIQISNGIMPAWQQNIKRLLDIFISIMGLIILSPLSFVCIIGVRLSSPGPILYRQVRIGRYGKPFTMYKFRSMYNDAEKNGPDLSSQNDQRITPFGRFLRKSHSDEIPQFINVLKGEMSVVGPRPERAFYIEKIEKAAPHYRHLLRIRPGITSWGQVKYGYAENVTQMIERLQYDLIYLRNMSLYVDFKIIIYTAINILQGRGK
- a CDS encoding protein-L-isoaspartate(D-aspartate) O-methyltransferase produces the protein MEDNYRHRGLRRKLVSEIQAKGITDENVLEAIGKVPRHLFMDSSFVQFAYRDKAFPIGQGQTISQPYTVAFQTQLLEVKKFDKVLEVGTGSGYQSAVLCEMGATVFTIERHRELYDKARALLPSIGYEPMFFHGDGYAGLPTYGPFDKIIVTAGALYIPGSLLEQLKVGGRLVIPVGPQHRQEMKLVIRESETEYRTEDRGGFIFVPLVGGKSE
- the thpR gene encoding RNA 2',3'-cyclic phosphodiesterase, giving the protein MSKRTFIAVNIKPEEKLLAFIHELQRELGRSHINWVNPATMHLTLRFLGSTTKEQIGQILNEAPGLFNRYKPFEIEMKGSGKFGSVQNPKIFWIGFEENEALSGLAREVESLVQSVGFESEDRIFRPHLTLGRVKWLKEADNLKKKLEDYREVTFQRMMIKETVFYESILKPAGPFYRPIQKFSLGA